A region of Lycium barbarum isolate Lr01 chromosome 3, ASM1917538v2, whole genome shotgun sequence DNA encodes the following proteins:
- the LOC132633522 gene encoding uncharacterized protein LOC132633522: MATATIATAAGAAALLYYTLNKKLQSAPTMDDDDDECGSSGQDHALLGVNRVSNRLIQAPATWLETIATLSETLRFTYSETLGKWPIGDLAFGISFLLKQQGNIHVSSIFCVEDSAQLKGSDIAAELKCLLHLLTVCWHFSKKPFPLFLEETGYSEESVLLQEPKAGILKPAFTILADHRSKSFLLVIRGTHSIKDTLTAATGAVVPFHHTMVHEGGVSNLVLGYAHCGMVAAARWIAKLATPCLLKELSIYPEYKLKVVGHSLGGGTAALLTYVLREQKELSTATCVAFAPAACMTWELAESGCEFITSVINGADLVPTFSAASVDDLRTEVTASAWLNDLRNQIEHTRILSTVYRSASALGSRLPSIATARAKVAGAGAILRPVSSGTQVVMKRAQSMAQAALSRPAMQLSSWSCMGPRRRPTNVQVNSEERQISCETSPGESSETFLVESEETRSTTLMDLPVSSTEGITWNTEIDQSLADGINIHNGLDPDPDDREHVAHGPEDRMTEVEMWQQLEHELYDQSEGETDVAKEIREEEEAAIAESGLSSGESSVPNTKEVHRFFPPGKIMHIVPLLSEEVDHESDSDTLSEDHNQPKDTKVGIFLTPRSLYSKIRLSQTMISDHFMPVYRRQIEKLIRDLENDVACSSQKNDDTCDRSKES, translated from the exons ATGGCGACAGCAACTATCGCCACTGCAGCAGGTGCTGCTGCTTTATTATATTATACGTTAAATAAGAAGTTGCAATCTGCTCCAACAatggatgatgatgacgatgaatgTGGCAGCAGTGGTCAAGATCATGCTTTACTAGGAGTTAATAGGGTTTCCAATAGACTTATACAGGCCCCTGCTACATGGTTGGAGACGATCGCAACGTTGTCCGAGACTCTTAGGTTTACATACTCGGAGACCTTGGGCAAGTGGCCTATTGGGGACTTGGCTTTTGGCATCAGTTTTCTTTTGAAGCAGCAG GGAAATATACATGTTAGTAGCATATTCTGTGTCGAAGACAGTGCCCAGTTAAAAGGTTCAGATATTGCTGCAGAGCTTAAATGCCTGTTGCACTTGTTGACAGTTTGTTGGCATTTCTCCAAAAAGCCTTTCCCGTTATTCTTGGAGGAGACAGGCTATTCCGAAGAAAGTGTACTACTACAAGAACCCAAAGCTGGA ATTCTGAAGCCAGCTTTTACAATACTCGCCGACCACCGATCAAAATCTTTCCTCCTTGTAATCCGGGGAACTCATAGTATTAAAGATACTTTGACAGCTGCTACTGGTGCAGTTGTGCCTTTCCATCACACCATGGTACATGAGGGAGGAGTTAGCAATTTGGTGTTAGGCTATGCGCATTGTGGAATGGTGGCAGCTGCTCGATGGATTGCAAAACTTGCAACGCCTTGTCTTCTTAAAGAACTTAGCATTTATCCCGAATACAAACTTAAG GTTGTGGGACACTCCTTGGGTGGAGGAACTGCAGCTCTTTTAACTTATGTACTTCGTGAGCAGAAGGAACTGTCAACCGCTACTTGTGTAGCATTTGCTCCAG CTGCCTGTATGACATGGGAATTAGCTGAATCGGGGTGTGAATTTATTACCTCAGTAATCAACGGAGCTGATTTGGTGCCTACATTTTCAGCTGCTTCGGTAGACGATTTGCGCACTGAG GTGACAGCATCTGCTTGGTTGAACGACCTAAGAAATCAGATTGAGCACACTAGGATCCTTAGTACTGTTTATCGTTCTGCATCAGCCCTGGGGTCTCGTCTTCCTTCAATTGCCACCGCTAGAGCTAAGGTTGCCGGTGCTGGTGCAATACTCCGGCCTGTTTCCAGTGGAACTCAG GTTGTCATGAAGAGAGCGCAAAGTATGGCCCAGGCAGCATTGTCACGACCTGCCATGCAATTGTCATCATGGTCATGCATGGGTCCCAGACGTCGACCAACAAATGTTCAGGTTAATTCTGAAGAACGGCAAATCTCCTGTGAAACTTCTCCCGGCGAAAGTTCTGAAACATTCCTTGTGGAATCCGAGGAGACCAGAAGTACGACACTGATGGATCTTCCTGTTTCTTCAACCGAGGGGATCACATGGAACACGGAAATTGATCAGTCTCTTGCAGATGGGATTAATATCCATAATGGCCTGGATCCCGATCCTGATGATAGGGAACATGTGGCCCATGGACCCGAAGACCGAATGACGGAAGTTGAGATGTGGCAACAACTAGAGCATGAACTGTATGATCAGTCTGAAGGTGAAACTGATGTTGCGAAGGAGATTagggaagaagaagaagcagccaTTGCAGAGTCAGGTCTTAGCTCAGGTGAAAGCTCTGTTCCAAATACAAAGGAGGTGCACAGATTCTTTCCTCCTGGAAAGATAATGCATATAGTCCCTCTCCTCTCTGAGGAGGTCGATCATGAAAGTGACAGCGACACGTTGAGTGAGGACCATAACCAACCTAAGGATACGAAGGTTGGAATTTTTCTCACTCCTAGATCATTGTACAGTAAAATAAGGCTGTCACAAACTATGATCAGCGATCATTTCATGCCAGTTTATAGAAGGCAGATAGAGAAACTAATTAGGGACCTTGAGAATGATGTTGCTTGTTCTTCTCAAAAGAATGATGATACTTGTGACAGATCAAAGGAATCATGA
- the LOC132633523 gene encoding uncharacterized protein LOC132633523, which yields MSTTVISESAVVMNATEAQTAVTAKLTASVIEVDFAKCDCCGLTEECTLAYIETIRQRYQGKWICGLCAEAVKDELMRCDRLINAEEALNRHLNFCKKFSSSTPPQDPTVHLIAAMRQLLRRSLDSPKSLRSMPCSPTRNSKEMQPTVLVRAESCIPTISLVDAAAAYDAMEMDQDSE from the exons ATGTCGACGACCGTAATCAGTGAGTCAGCGGTGGTGATGAACGCTACCGAGGCACAAACGGCCGTTACCGCAAAACTAACGGCGTCGGTGATCGAGGTTGATTTCGCGAAATGCGATTGTTGCGGATTGACGGAGGAGTGTACTCTGGCTTACATAGAGACGATCCGCCAGAG GTATCAAGGTAAATGGATATGCGGATTGTGTGCGGAAGCTGTGAAGGATGAGTTGATGCGTTGCGATAGGCTAATCAACGCGGAAGAAGCCTTGAATCGTCACCTCAATTTTTGTAAGAAGTTCAGTTCATCTACTCCTCCACAGGATCCAACTGTTCACTTAATCGCTGCGATGAGGCAACTACTAAGGAGGAGCTTGGATTCACCTAAATCGCTTAGGTCGATGCCATGTAGTCCGACGAGGAACAGCAAAGAGATGCAGCCTACCGTGTTGGTTCGAGCAGAGAGTTGTATTCCTACAATCTCTTTGGTGGATGCTGCTGCTGCGTATGATGCTATGGAAATGGATCAGGATTCTGAATGA